A window from Culex pipiens pallens isolate TS chromosome 3, TS_CPP_V2, whole genome shotgun sequence encodes these proteins:
- the LOC120414638 gene encoding lysophospholipase-like protein 1 produces MKLIEKVFNPTGKNHVGTLIFFHGSGDTGNGLTEWLRFLLGKDLEFPHIKIIIPTAPVQPYAPMGGENSNVWFNRKRIEMDCPEIRTSLASIYDTVNEILKRETSQGVPANRIIVGGFSMGGALALHTAYHLNRDLAGAFAISSFLNTGSIVYDSLGCVTEDERLPDLLMFHGERDTLVPIEWGQTTFDELAKLGVRGQFVPNRNALHEIKKEQLMRVIEWINKLIPEPRDESSPSKL; encoded by the exons ATGAAGCTCATAGAGAAGGTGTTCAACCCGACGGGGAAGAATCATGTCGGAACGTTGATCTTCTTCCACGGGTCAG GTGACACCGGCAACGGACTAACGGAATGGTTACGATTTTTGCTGGGCAAAGATCTGGAGTTCCCGCACATTAAGATTATAATTCCGACGGCACCGGTTCAGCCGTACGCGCCAATGGGCGGTGAAAATTCAAACGTTTGGTTCAACCGGAAGCGCATCGAGATGGACTGTCCGGAGATTCGAACGTCACTGGCCTCGATATACGACACGGTGAACGAGATTCTGAAGCGGGAGACGTCCCAGGGCGTTCCGGCCAATCGGATCATCGTTG GCGGGTTTTCCATGGGTGGTGCACTAGCGTTGCACACGGCGTATCACCTGAACAGGGATTTGGCGGGTGCGTTCGCGATTTCGTCCTTCCTGAACACCGGTTCCATCGTGTACGATTCGCTGGGATGTGTAACGGAAGACGAACGGCTTCCGGATTTGCTCATGTTCCACGGAGAGCG CGACACCCTGGTGCCGATCGAGTGGGGCCAAACGACGTTCGACGAGCTGGCCAAGCTGGGCGTCCGCGGCCAGTTTGTGCCGAACCGGAACGCGCTGCACGAGATCAAAAAGGAGCAGCTGATGCGGGTGATCGAGTGGATAAACAAGCTTATTCCGGAACCGCGAGACGAGTCGTCGCCTAGCAAATTGTGA